In the Candidatus Rhodoblastus alkanivorans genome, one interval contains:
- a CDS encoding TusE/DsrC/DsvC family sulfur relay protein, with translation MSYEFQGKEIQTTATGYLSDPEDWSRELAEYVAKLDGIELGPRHWDVIDYLREEYFENNQSTPNTRTIIKAMSDKWGERVDQKTLYDLFPLDPSKQGGRIAGVAESRRKGGY, from the coding sequence ATGAGCTATGAATTTCAAGGCAAGGAAATCCAGACGACCGCGACCGGCTATCTGAGCGATCCCGAGGATTGGAGCCGCGAACTCGCCGAATATGTCGCCAAGCTTGACGGGATCGAACTCGGGCCTCGTCATTGGGATGTGATCGATTACCTGCGTGAGGAATATTTCGAAAACAACCAGAGCACGCCCAATACGCGGACGATCATCAAGGCGATGTCCGACAAATGGGGTGAAAGGGTCGATCAGAAGACGCTCTACGATCTTTTCCCGCTCGATCCGTCGAAGCAGGGCGGCCGGATCGCCGGCGTCGCCGAAAGCCGGCGCAAGGGCGGCTATTGA
- the dsrO gene encoding sulfate reduction electron transfer complex DsrMKJOP subunit DsrO, which yields MSSCSRDDDKAGVDRRGLLQTAGAFAATVLAPGVTLYAFGGGEARADFAARPPQDPASPKQRWGMLIDLNKCSKGCNACVTACKDYNGWQDTGNPADDPQWIRKVTLRDPNTGFERSAPVMCQHCAEPPCVDVCPTGASMKRADGIVLVNKHTCIGCRYCMMACPFKARSFIAENETDQKVSNPSGKGTVEGCTLCVNRIDAGQSPACVEACAKEGGALLFGDLNDPNSEVSKALRQTPTTQLRADLKVSPAINYANL from the coding sequence ATGAGCTCGTGTTCGCGCGATGATGACAAGGCCGGCGTCGACCGGCGCGGATTGTTGCAGACCGCCGGCGCTTTCGCCGCGACGGTTCTGGCTCCGGGCGTGACGCTTTACGCTTTCGGCGGCGGCGAGGCCCGGGCCGATTTCGCGGCGCGCCCGCCGCAGGATCCGGCGTCGCCGAAACAGCGCTGGGGCATGTTGATCGATCTCAACAAATGCTCCAAGGGCTGCAACGCCTGCGTCACCGCCTGCAAGGACTATAATGGCTGGCAGGACACGGGAAATCCGGCGGATGACCCGCAGTGGATCCGCAAGGTGACCCTGCGCGATCCCAACACCGGATTCGAACGCTCGGCGCCCGTCATGTGCCAGCATTGCGCGGAGCCGCCCTGCGTCGACGTCTGCCCGACCGGCGCCTCGATGAAGCGCGCCGACGGCATCGTCCTGGTGAACAAGCACACCTGCATCGGCTGCCGCTATTGCATGATGGCCTGTCCCTTCAAGGCGCGTTCGTTCATCGCCGAGAACGAGACCGATCAGAAGGTCAGCAACCCGAGCGGCAAGGGCACGGTCGAAGGCTGCACGCTCTGCGTCAACCGCATCGACGCGGGACAGTCGCCGGCCTGCGTCGAGGCTTGCGCCAAGGAGGGCGGGGCGCTGCTGTTCGGCGATCTGAACGATCCGAACAGCGAAGTCTCCAAGGCCCTGCGCCAGACGCCGACCACCCAGCTGCGCGCGGACCTGAAAGTCTCGCCCGCAATCAACTACGCCAATCTGTAA
- a CDS encoding cobyrinate a,c-diamide synthase has product MTRFYVSAAIKSSGKTTISIGLAAALASRGLKVQTYKKGPDYIDPMWLARASGRASFNLDFNTQSPDEIAGLYRRAFGDADLALIEGNKGLHDGVDPHGADSSAALAKLLRAPVVLVIDAHGMARGIAPLLLGYRNFDPGVEFAGVILNKVGDSRQEGKLRQAIENYTDLKVLGAIGRDRGLNIDERHLGLTTPDETGECDDVIAHAREAVLKGVDLDALLRATEREETRSAPALRALPAPDVTIAVARDAAFGFYYADDLLALQEAGARLVFVDTLRDRALPACDGFFIGGGFPETQSQALSANRPLRENIKAAIEGGMPTYAECGGMMYLTRSILYRGAVEEMVGVIPADSVMGDRPQGRGLVRVEETADFPWPGEKGVGAASVAAHEFHYARLENVAPDLRYAWRVKRGYGVDGQRDGIVIGNLFASFTHQRDTSRHRWTDRFVAFVRMQKRKRLGVGSGGTPAGKNLAGRRRAV; this is encoded by the coding sequence ATGACTCGATTCTATGTCTCGGCCGCGATCAAATCGTCAGGCAAGACGACGATTTCGATCGGTCTTGCGGCGGCGCTGGCTTCGCGCGGATTGAAGGTCCAGACCTATAAGAAGGGTCCGGACTACATCGATCCGATGTGGCTGGCGCGCGCGTCGGGACGCGCGAGTTTCAATCTGGACTTCAACACCCAGAGCCCCGACGAGATCGCCGGGCTCTACCGCCGCGCCTTCGGCGACGCCGATCTCGCCTTGATAGAGGGCAACAAGGGGCTGCATGACGGGGTCGATCCGCATGGCGCGGATTCCTCGGCGGCGCTGGCGAAGCTTTTGCGCGCGCCGGTGGTTCTGGTGATCGACGCTCACGGCATGGCGCGCGGGATCGCGCCGCTTCTGCTCGGCTACCGGAATTTCGATCCGGGCGTCGAATTCGCGGGCGTGATCCTGAACAAGGTCGGCGACTCGCGCCAGGAAGGCAAGCTGCGTCAGGCGATCGAGAATTACACCGATCTGAAGGTTCTGGGCGCGATCGGCCGCGACCGCGGCCTGAATATCGACGAACGCCATCTTGGCCTGACGACGCCCGACGAGACCGGCGAATGCGACGATGTCATCGCCCATGCCCGCGAAGCCGTGCTGAAGGGGGTCGATCTCGACGCGCTCCTGCGCGCGACGGAGCGGGAGGAAACGCGTAGCGCGCCGGCGCTGCGGGCTTTGCCGGCGCCTGACGTAACCATCGCCGTGGCGCGCGACGCCGCTTTCGGTTTCTATTACGCCGACGACCTGCTGGCGCTTCAGGAAGCGGGCGCGCGACTGGTCTTCGTCGATACGCTGCGGGACCGAGCGCTTCCCGCCTGCGACGGATTCTTCATCGGCGGCGGCTTCCCGGAGACGCAAAGCCAGGCTCTGTCCGCCAACCGTCCGCTGCGGGAAAACATCAAGGCGGCGATCGAAGGCGGGATGCCGACTTATGCCGAATGCGGCGGCATGATGTATCTGACCCGCTCGATCCTTTATCGCGGCGCGGTGGAGGAAATGGTCGGCGTCATTCCAGCCGACTCGGTGATGGGCGATCGTCCGCAGGGGCGGGGCCTCGTTCGGGTCGAGGAAACGGCGGATTTTCCCTGGCCCGGCGAAAAGGGCGTAGGCGCGGCGAGTGTCGCCGCTCATGAATTCCATTACGCGCGCCTGGAAAATGTTGCGCCCGATCTGCGCTACGCCTGGCGTGTGAAGAGGGGCTATGGCGTCGACGGTCAGCGAGATGGGATCGTCATTGGCAATCTTTTCGCCAGTTTCACCCATCAGCGCGACACGTCACGTCATCGTTGGACGGATCGCTTCGTCGCCTTCGTCAGGATGCAAAAGCGGAAACGCCTGGGCGTCGGGTCCGGCGGAACTCCGGCTGGAAAAAACCTGGCGGGGCGTCGGCGAGCCGTTTGA
- a CDS encoding NAD(P)-binding protein, with protein sequence MNETAQKKDLTFRRFKTGETMWDWPDLTEKIFQQDKSYKCPTYVHRAPPCQGSCPSGHDIRGWLSIARGMDKPPVAGQAWQEYAFNRMVEANPFPATMGRVCPAPCEDGCNRNEVDDFVGINGVEQYVGDWAIEQKLALPTPSALSGKKIAVIGGGPAGLSAAWFLRGKGHAVTIFEAHELLGGMMRFGIPGYRTPREMLDAEIERITSLDGVEVRTNTRVGVDVSMDELERDYDAIFWGIGAQKGRPLPVPGADAVNCITGVEFLDAFNNGWVLSTAKNIVVVGGGDTSIDVASVARRIGHITARHEHDVATAATHGYTAHDVTGALAREGVKAVLTSLFPIEQMTAAEREREDAKREGVEIKGGVMPLEVIKGMDGSATGLRMCQCTVKGNAPTPVEGTEFVIECDMIISAIGQMADLAEGLEKLDGGRSAIAIDGLYKVKGLGKHFAGGDAVRPHLLTTAIGHGRVAAETIDHFLGGALEDKRPKVDVHQFNLLEELHHRHLDPTAYDHKQVRGTSDGKFAIHNYEDRGASQIIPHKALFKGHFTFVARNKRDERHVEADQVMGDFAERIVAFSEAQAQAEGQRCMSCGMCFECDNCVIFCPQTAVSRVPKKDRAVGRYVQTDYKKCIGCHICADVCPTGYIQMGLGE encoded by the coding sequence ATGAATGAAACGGCGCAGAAAAAAGACCTCACGTTTCGTCGCTTCAAGACTGGCGAGACGATGTGGGATTGGCCGGACCTGACGGAAAAGATCTTCCAGCAGGACAAGAGCTACAAATGCCCGACCTATGTCCATCGCGCGCCGCCGTGCCAGGGTTCGTGTCCGTCAGGCCATGACATTCGCGGCTGGCTCTCCATCGCGCGCGGCATGGACAAGCCGCCGGTCGCCGGCCAGGCCTGGCAGGAATACGCCTTCAACCGCATGGTGGAGGCCAATCCCTTCCCGGCGACCATGGGCCGCGTCTGCCCCGCGCCCTGCGAGGACGGCTGCAACCGCAACGAGGTCGACGATTTCGTCGGCATCAACGGCGTCGAGCAATATGTCGGCGACTGGGCGATCGAGCAAAAGCTCGCCCTGCCAACCCCGTCCGCGCTGAGCGGCAAGAAGATCGCGGTCATCGGCGGCGGCCCGGCCGGCCTTTCGGCGGCGTGGTTCCTGCGTGGCAAGGGCCATGCGGTGACGATCTTCGAGGCGCATGAATTGCTCGGCGGCATGATGCGTTTCGGCATTCCCGGCTACCGCACGCCGCGCGAGATGCTCGACGCCGAAATCGAGCGCATCACGTCGCTCGACGGCGTCGAGGTCCGCACCAATACGCGCGTCGGCGTGGATGTCTCGATGGACGAACTCGAGCGCGATTACGACGCGATCTTCTGGGGCATTGGCGCGCAAAAAGGCCGGCCCCTGCCGGTTCCCGGCGCCGATGCGGTGAACTGCATCACCGGCGTCGAATTCCTCGACGCTTTCAACAACGGCTGGGTGCTCTCGACCGCCAAGAACATCGTTGTGGTGGGCGGCGGCGACACCTCGATCGACGTCGCCTCGGTCGCGCGCCGTATCGGCCATATCACCGCCAGGCACGAGCACGACGTCGCCACCGCAGCGACCCACGGCTATACGGCGCATGACGTCACCGGCGCGCTCGCCCGCGAAGGCGTCAAGGCGGTGCTGACCTCGCTGTTTCCGATCGAGCAGATGACCGCCGCTGAGCGCGAGCGCGAGGACGCCAAGCGCGAGGGCGTCGAGATCAAGGGCGGCGTCATGCCGCTCGAAGTGATCAAGGGCATGGACGGCAGCGCCACCGGCCTGCGCATGTGCCAATGCACGGTGAAGGGCAATGCGCCCACGCCGGTCGAGGGCACGGAATTCGTCATCGAATGCGACATGATCATCTCGGCCATCGGCCAGATGGCCGACCTTGCCGAAGGACTGGAAAAGCTTGACGGCGGCCGCAGCGCCATCGCCATCGACGGCCTCTACAAGGTCAAGGGCCTGGGCAAGCATTTCGCGGGCGGCGACGCCGTGCGCCCGCATCTCTTGACCACCGCCATCGGCCATGGCCGCGTCGCCGCCGAGACGATCGACCATTTCCTGGGCGGCGCGCTCGAGGACAAGCGGCCGAAAGTGGACGTCCACCAGTTCAACCTGCTGGAGGAGCTCCACCATCGCCACCTCGATCCGACGGCCTACGACCACAAGCAGGTCCGCGGGACGTCCGATGGGAAATTCGCGATCCACAATTACGAGGATCGCGGGGCGAGCCAGATCATCCCGCACAAGGCGCTGTTCAAGGGGCATTTCACTTTTGTCGCGCGCAACAAGCGTGACGAACGCCACGTCGAAGCCGACCAGGTGATGGGCGATTTCGCCGAGCGCATCGTCGCCTTCAGCGAGGCGCAGGCGCAGGCGGAAGGCCAGCGCTGCATGTCCTGCGGCATGTGCTTCGAATGCGACAATTGCGTGATCTTCTGCCCGCAGACGGCGGTCTCCCGCGTGCCGAAGAAGGATCGCGCCGTCGGGCGCTATGTGCAGACCGATTACAAGAAATGCATCGGCTGCCACATCTGCGCCGACGTCTGCCCGACCGGCTATATCCAGATGGGTCTTGGGGAATAA
- the nrfD gene encoding NrfD/PsrC family molybdoenzyme membrane anchor subunit, which yields MAQQKYCRLTSHRPLYWTLIGLNLVAVAAGMLAAFYMETNGHHVSGMTNQIVWGTPHVFAVFLIVSASGALNVASVSSVFNRLNYKPFARLSGVLAIALLLGGLSVLVLDLGRPDRLLVAMTTYNFHSIFAWNIYLYTGFMAIVVAYLFTMMDRRASKNYTLGRVMGGAAFAWRLILTTGTGSIFGFLVARDAYYGAIMAPLFIAASLAYGLAFTVLVLATMSYETSAELMPEEMVGKFRGLLIIFVASTLFLTAISHLAKIYAAPTRSVEAFLLLNGGIYPAVFWLGQVLVGSLLPMAVLALADNGAKGRKMLEAASILILLGGLSQMYVIIIGGQAYPLSIFPGYEVSSSFFDGAINSYTPSLPEVLLGVSGVAIAMLISALAFRLLPFLPKPAVANGVAEE from the coding sequence ATGGCGCAGCAGAAATATTGCCGCCTGACGTCCCATAGGCCGCTCTACTGGACCTTGATCGGTCTGAACCTTGTCGCCGTCGCGGCGGGGATGCTGGCGGCGTTCTATATGGAGACCAATGGCCATCACGTCAGCGGGATGACCAACCAGATCGTCTGGGGGACGCCGCATGTCTTCGCGGTTTTCCTGATCGTTTCGGCCTCCGGCGCCCTGAACGTCGCCTCGGTGTCCTCGGTGTTCAACCGGCTGAACTACAAGCCTTTCGCGCGCCTCTCCGGCGTTCTCGCGATCGCCTTGCTGCTCGGCGGGCTTTCCGTGCTGGTGCTCGACCTGGGGCGGCCGGACCGGCTGCTGGTGGCGATGACCACCTATAATTTCCATTCGATTTTCGCCTGGAACATCTATCTCTACACGGGCTTCATGGCGATCGTCGTCGCCTATCTCTTCACCATGATGGACCGGCGCGCCTCGAAGAATTACACGCTAGGGCGGGTCATGGGCGGCGCCGCTTTCGCCTGGCGCCTGATACTCACCACCGGCACCGGCTCGATCTTCGGCTTCCTGGTCGCCCGCGACGCCTATTACGGGGCGATCATGGCGCCTTTGTTCATCGCCGCCTCGCTCGCCTATGGCCTCGCCTTCACCGTCCTGGTGCTCGCGACCATGTCCTACGAGACGAGCGCTGAGCTGATGCCGGAAGAGATGGTCGGGAAGTTCCGCGGCCTGCTCATCATCTTCGTGGCGAGCACCTTGTTCCTGACCGCGATTTCGCACCTCGCCAAGATCTATGCGGCGCCGACGCGCAGCGTCGAAGCCTTCCTGCTTCTCAATGGCGGAATCTATCCGGCGGTGTTCTGGCTGGGCCAGGTTCTCGTCGGGTCGCTGCTCCCGATGGCGGTGCTGGCCTTGGCGGACAATGGGGCCAAGGGCCGGAAGATGCTGGAGGCCGCTTCGATCCTGATCCTGTTGGGGGGCTTAAGCCAGATGTATGTCATCATCATCGGCGGCCAGGCCTATCCGCTCAGCATCTTCCCCGGCTATGAAGTGTCGAGCTCGTTCTTCGACGGGGCGATCAATTCCTATACGCCCAGTCTGCCGGAGGTTCTGCTCGGCGTCAGCGGCGTCGCCATCGCCATGCTGATTTCGGCCCTTGCCTTCCGTCTGCTGCCGTTCCTGCCGAAGCCGGCGGTAGCGAATGGAGTCGCCGAAGAATGA